The Archangium primigenium genomic interval CGCTCTCCAAGAACCCGGCCCGGACGGCCACCGTCACGGTGGCGCGCACGGAGGGGGACACGGACGTCACCGTCACCAGCGCCGCGACCCTGACCTTCACCGTGTCCAACTGGAGCACGCCGCAGACGGTCACCGTGGCGGCCGCCAAGGACGTGGACCTGGTGGCGGACGCCGCGACGCTCACCCTGGCCCTGGCCGGCGGAGACGCGCGCACGGTCTCCGTGAGTGTGCGGGACAATGACGCCGAGGCGCCCGTCATCACCTCCACGCCGGACACCTCGGCGGTGGTGGGCGTGCCGTACCGCTACCAGGTGGTGGCCGATGGGCTGCCCGCGCCCACCTTCTCCGTGACGAGCGGCGTGGCGGGCCCGGCCATCGACGCCCGCACCGGCCTGCTCGTCTGGATGCCGGAGACCCCGGGCACGGTGGACCTGACGGTGAGCGCGAGCAACGGCACACCCCCGGACGCCCAGCAGTCCTTCCAGGTGCGTGTGAAGGCCGCCGAGCCGACGCCCACCCCGGACGCGGGAACCGGCACGGGCGAGCCGCCGCGGCCCCCCGAGGCGCCGGGCGGCGACTGTGGCTGTGGCGCGGCGGGCCCCGAGGGCGCGCTGGCCTGGGGGGCCCTGCTGCTGGGCCTGCGCTTGCGTCGGAGGCGGACGGGAGCCTCGCGAGGCTGAGCCCTCGGCGCACGAGGAGAGGGGCCGTGCTCTTGGCGGGGCAGCGAATGGGTTCGCTGCCGTGGACTCAGCGAATAGATTCATCCGCCATGGACCACGAGCAGGACGCCGAGCAGATCATCGCGCTCTACCATGAAGGCGCCGACGTCTGGGACAGCCAGCGCCAACGTGCTTTCATCGAGCGGCACTGGCTGGAGCGCCTGGTGCGTCTGATTCCCGCGCGGGGAGAGATTCTGGATATCGGCTGTGGTGCGGGTGTGCCGATCGCCGAATACTTCTTGCGGCAGCGGTTTCGCGTCACCGGCATCGACGCGTCCGAAGCGATGATCGCCCGCTGCCGCCAGCGTTTCCCGCGGGCGCGATGGCAGGTCGTGGACATGCGCGCGTTGGCGTTGCAGCGCACGTTTCACGGCTTGATCGCCTGGGACAGTTTCTTCCACCTGACGCGCGAGCATCAGCGCGCGATGTTTCCGCGCTTCGCCCGACACGCCGAGCCGGGCGCTGCGTTGCTGTTCACCAGCGGCCCCGGTGACGGTGAAGTGATGGGCACCTTTCTCGAGCGACCGCTCTATCACGCCAGCCTCGACCACGCGGAGTACCGTCAACTGCTGGCCGCCAATGGTTTTCAGGTGCGGATGCAGGTCACCGAAGATGCCAGCTGCGGCGGGCATACGGTCTGGCTGGCACAACGGGCGAGCCCGTAGGTCCTTCGTAAAAAGAAGGAGGCCCGGGGCGCGGTGCCCGCGGACCATGTCCGAAAAGGAGGGATGCATGCGAAAACGGACATGGGCGTCGAGCGTCGGCGACCCGGGAGGCGCGCCCCTACGCCTTGGGCTTTGGCCCCGGCAATGGCATCACCTCCACCGCGTCGCGCGTCCGTCGCCTCGGACCAAGGTCTCCTCGGTGTGGTCGGTCGCGTCTCATGTACGCCAATCCCCAGTGCGGCCTCCACCCCAGGCACAGACGAAGACACCTCACGCGAACGTCCCGCGCAGCGGCCTCGCGCATGCCTGGTCGTTTCGGTGCGCCGACGCCTCAGGGGTTCTGGTTGGAGAGCAGCCACTGGAAGGCATTCACGCCGGAAGTGCTCTGCGTGGCGAGGTCATCGGTCACGGTCCAGCCCTCATGGGCAGTGGATGGGGAGAGGGTCAGCCGTGCGGCCGGCTCGCCCGCTTGAGCGCGAGTGTAGCCGTCGGCATGGCCGACCCGATTGGCCTTGTCCACCCATCCCTTTTCGTTCGTCAGCGCCGCCACGGGATCTCCGCTGTTGTGGAAGGCCCAGACCGCCCGCGCAAATCCCGAAGAGAAGACGGGTCCTCATGGTGCCCTTGGGGTCGCACACGGGAAGTTGAGAGACGCGTTTCCGCCTCTCCCGCCCAGGCCCTTCACCGTGTGGCTCCTGCCTCGAACGACCCGGGCGCTCAGTTGGAGCAGAGCACCGCGGACGGGTAGTCCGCGGCCCCACTGCGGCGATGCCCCAGGCCGATGACGTACTGGTTGTCAGCGCATTGTCCCTTGTACTGGCTCACGCTCCAGTCGCCGCCCGAGGACGAGGCGCGCTGGTCTCCGCTCCAGAAGTTCTTCGCCGACTTGCCGTTGAGGGGGATGCCGCCGGTGTTCTGCTCGCAGAGCAGGCCCGCCAGCTCGAGGAAGAATGGGTTCGCCGTGGACAGGCCCACCGCGTAGGCCCCCGGGGGGCACTCGAACTTGATGCTCTGGCTGGCCCAGTCTCCCGGGTAGCGCAGCGGGGAGACCTCCTGGGTGACGGTCTGGTGGTTGCCCGTGCCCTGCTGCGCGGGAATGGCGCCCGCGTTGGTGCAGAGCAGGGAGAAGTTCGCGCTCACTCCCACCAGCCGGTAGCCCCGTGGGCAGCTGATCTTCGCCTTGCCCGAGTGCCAGTCGGTGTCCAGCGCGTTGTTGTCCAC includes:
- a CDS encoding class I SAM-dependent methyltransferase, which translates into the protein MDHEQDAEQIIALYHEGADVWDSQRQRAFIERHWLERLVRLIPARGEILDIGCGAGVPIAEYFLRQRFRVTGIDASEAMIARCRQRFPRARWQVVDMRALALQRTFHGLIAWDSFFHLTREHQRAMFPRFARHAEPGAALLFTSGPGDGEVMGTFLERPLYHASLDHAEYRQLLAANGFQVRMQVTEDASCGGHTVWLAQRASP